In Flavobacterium piscisymbiosum, the sequence AGTATAACACTAATTTAAAAAAGATACTTTCGGCCAAGAAAATATTAAAGCTTAAAAAATCTGAGGATGATTTTAATAGAAAATTATTAAAACAATACCGGGATAAGGCTGGCAATAAATAAAAAGCCAACATTAAAAGAACAACAGCGACAGGAACCCTATATAATAATACTTACTTTATTATTTAGGGTTCTTGTTATTTTAAAACTATTTAAAACGAAGTCTTACTACTTTATTATGTCCTGCAGCAATTGCAGTGTTTCTATTTATAAAACGAATGGTAAAAAATTTCGTATCCGTTGATAATTGCGTCCAGTTTTCACCTCCATTCTGAGAATATTGTATTCCCTCAGAACCCACGCATATAATTTCTTTACCATTTCCTCCCGGAACGTATTGCACGCACGATGCGTATCCAAAACCCATTTCCTGACCTATTAATTTCCAGGTATTTCCACCATCTGTAGTAAACGCTTTGTTATCTGTTTTTTTGTTCGGAAGTTCATAATCACCACCAGCAATAAATCCGTGTTTGGCATCGTAAAAATCTGCCGTAAAAATACCGGTCATTGTTTTTCCCTGCACAATAGGAGTTTCAATAACTTTCCATGTTTTAGCTTTATCCGCAGAGTAGAATACACGAGCTTTTTTTCCTCCTGAAACCAGCCATGTGTCATTTCCTTTTATTACAATATTCGAATTACTAGCAGCAAAAGCAGCTTCGCCCTCGGCATTCGTAGGCAATTTATCAGACAATATTTTTGTCCAGGTTTCTCCGCCATCACGCGTTACAATAATCGAAAAAGTATCTTCTGTGGGATCGCCAATTGCTATTCCTTCCTTATCATTCCAAAATTGCATGCTGTCGTAAAACACCTTGGGGTTCACTTCCTTATAAACTAACTTAACTTTCTGAGTTTTTTTTGAAACCTGATAAAGCAATGCAGGATTTCCTACACTTAGCAAAAATATGCTTTGAGAATTTTGAGCAATACTTCTAAATTCCAGATTTAGAGTATCACGATAAATACGATCTTCAAACTTCTCTTTTTTATCTAAATCATAATATCCAAATCGGGAATTATCAGCTCCGTACCAAATTTTATTCTTGTCGATTGAGATCGCTCTAATACTAATTTTATCCTGAAATAAAGTATCTATTTGTATTGAAGTAAAACCATTATAAAATGATCTTTCATCATTATGATTCAGCGCTTTAAAGGACATTAATAAAATTAAAGCACCGAAAAAAAATATTACTTTTCTCATATAAATCAGTTTTTTTTATTGCTAAAATACAATTATTTATAACATATAAAATAAGTTACTTGTTTTTTTCTGGCACAGTAATTGGATATCTCTGAATATTAATCTTTAATATGATTTTATCATGAAAACTAATTTACTTTTAATAGCGTTTGCAGCTTTAGTTTTTGGTTCTTGTTCAGCACAAAGCCAAACTACTGTATATGCAAAAAATTCAGATATAAGCGATAACTTAGACTTAAGAGCAGTAGCTTCTATCTTTGGTGAATCAGCCAATCTTCAGGATTTCGAAAGACGTTTGAATGATCCAAAATACCAAATCTCGAATCTTGATTTAAATGGCGATGATCAGGTTGATTATTTACGTGTGATAGAATCTGTAGAAGACAGAACTCACGTTGTAATTATCCAGGCAGTTCTTGATCGTGATGTTTACCAGGACATTGCAACAATCGATGTAGAAAGAGATAATTACAATAAAGTAAGCGTACAGGTGGTAGGTAATACTTATTTATACGGAGACAATTATATTTACGAGCCGGTTTACAGTGTTGCGCCAGTAATCTATACTTCATTTTGGGTAAATAATTACAGACCATACTACTCAACCTGGGGATGGAATTATTATCCAACATACTATGCTGCATGGAGCCCTTATCCAATTTACAGATACAGAAATAACATTGGCGTTTATATCAACGTAAACAATCATTACAATTATGTAAATACAAGAAGAAGTTACAGAGCTCCGGTTTTATACGAATCAAGACGTACTTACGGTTACGAAACAAGACGCCCTAACTATAGCTTTGCTCAAAGACATTCTAACGTAACAAACAGATATGATTTAGATCAAAGACGTATTGCAAGCAGAGAATCTAACAGAAATCAAAATACTTACAATACGAACAGATCTAATACCAATAGAGTATCTCCAACAGACAATAGAACAACAAACAGAAACTATGCTGAAAACAGAACGAATACTGACAGAAGTTACAACACAAACCGTTCAACTCCCGTAAACAGAGGTAATTCGACTACGGTAAACAATAGCAATCCGGTAAGAGTTGAAAACACAACTCCAAGAACCGAAAACAGAAGAGATTACAGTCAGAATAATTCTAATGTTTCAAGAGAAAATTCACAAAGAAACACGAACAACAGAGGAACTTATACTCAGAGATCAGAAACTCCATCTCCTCAGAGAACAGAAACTCCAAGAAGTTATTCAGAAAACAGAGGAAGTTCAGAAAGCAGATCAAGCTCACCAAGAGCTCAAAGCACACAACGATCTGAAGCTCCAAGAGCAAGCCAGGAATCAAGAAGCAGCCAGCCACAAAGAGAAAGCGGCGCAGGCACAAGAAGTTCAGGCGGAAGAAGAGGTTAATATTAAATTCGCATTTCTAAATAAAAAACTAAAGCACAATTTGACGATTGTGCTTTTTTTTATCTTTTTTCTTATAATTGACTCTAATTTGTTTTAAAACAGTAAATTTGCAACCGTCTTTTATAAAAACATACATGAGCGCATCGCATAAAAACTTACATAGTAAGTTGTCTATAGGGGGTTTATTGATAACATTAGGGATTATTTATGGAGATATCGGTACTTCTCCATTATATGTAATGAAAGCCATACTTGGTGATTATGCCATTAATTCTGATATTGTTTTAGGTGGGATTTCATGTGTCTTCTGGACTTTGACTTTACAAACCACCATAAAGTATGTTCTTATCACTCTAAGCGCTGATAATCATGGCGAAGGTGGTATTTTCGCATTGTATGCACTGGTCAAAAAAACCAAAATTCAATGGCTTATTGTCCCCGCCATTATTGGGGGAAGTGCTTTACTAGCCGATGGAATTATTACTCCTCCTATCTCGATATCATCTGCTGTAGAAGGAATCAGGGCATTTTACCCTACAATGGAAACCCGAACAATTGTTTACATTGTTATCGGAATCTTATTTGTTCTATTTTCCATACAACAATTTGGAACCAAGCTAGTTGGGAAGTTTTTCGCTCCAATGATGTTAATTTGGTTTGCCATGTTAGGAACTCTTGGAACGATACAAATTATAAATCATCCTGAGGTAATAAAAGCCGTAAATCCTTACTATGCTTACCATTTATTATCTATTCACCCTGATGGTTTCTTTGTACTTGGATTTGTATTTTTATGTACAACAGGTGCTGAAGCTTTGTACTCTGACATGGGACACTGTGGAAGAAAAAACATTAGAATCAGCTGGATTTTTGTAAAAACAACTTTAGTCTTAAATTACTTTGGTCAGGCAGCATATTTAATTCACCATGAAGGAAGTACATTACAACAATTAGGCGGAGAAAACGGAAATCCTTTCTATTTAATCATGCCGCATTGGTTTCTTCCGTTTGGGATTGTAGTTGCAACTTTGGCTGCCGTTATCGCTTCTCAGGCTCTTATTAGTGGATCATTTACTCTGATTAACGAAGCCATGAGATTGAATTTCTGGCCAAAAGTAAAAATCAAATACCCTACTGAGGTTAAAGGTCAATTATACATCCCATCAATCAACTGGTTATTATTCTTTGGTTGTGTCGGAATCGTTTTACACTTCGAAAAATCAGGAAATATGGAGCATGCCTATGGTCTTGCTATCATTTTATGTATGATCATGACTACTATTTTGCTTAATTATTATTTAATAATGAAAAGAGTAAAATTGTATTTGATGGTGCCGCTTATCACAATTTATTTACTAATAGAATTCAGTTTCTTAATTGCCAATATTACCAAATTTGCAGAAGGTGGTTACGTAACGTTAATTATTGCGATGATCCTGATTTCGATCATGACGATCTGGTATCTGGCTAAGAAAATTAATAAAAGCTACACTAAAATCATCAAAATTGACGATTATAAGAAAGTATTAATGGAGCTAAGCGAAGACTTATCTATTCCTAAATACGCAACGCATTTGGTGTATATGACCAATGCCAATCGTGTAGATGAACTAGAGGAAAAAGTAATTTACTCTATCTTGCAAAAACGCCCAAAAAGAGCTGATATTTATTGGTTTGTTCACGTAAACATTTTGACTGAACCATACAAAACACAATATAAAGTTACCGAGATCGCAAAAGACGATATTTACAGAATCGATTTTAATTTAGGATTTAGAGAACCTACCAAAATCAATTTGATGTTTAGAGAAGTAATTCGCGATATGGTAAAACGTGGCGAAGTGGACATTACCAGCCGTTACGAATCTTTGAACAAAAACAATATTATTGGTGATTTCAAATTTGTATTGTCTGAGAAATTCTTATCAAACGATAATGATTTAAGATGGCACGAAAATATTATCATGAACTCTTATTTCTTTATCAAGAAACTGAGTTTGTCTGAAGAAAGAGCTTTTGGTTTAGACAGTAGTTCGGTAAAAATAGAAAAATTCCCAATGGTGCTTCACGCTCCGGAAAACATCGGACTGACCCGAATTATCAAATAAATCAATTCAAAAAATACATTCAAAAAACACTCTTTTAAACTTATTAGAGTGTTTTTTTTTCTTTTTAAAGGAAGTTAAAACAACAATCAAAATTAAAAATTTAACTTTCAATCAATTAATAGTACCTTTGCAACTCAAATAAGTAAAATGAGATTACACAGAAATTTAGTTTATACTACCATCGATTCTTTAAATGCAATTTTCAATGAAGGAGAATATGCAGACAAAGTGGTAGCAAGAGCATTAAAAAAAGACAAACGTTGGGGAAGTTCTGACAGGAAGTTTGTTGCTGAAACGATATACGAAATTGTTCGTTGGAAACGATTATACGCAGAAATTGCCGAAGTAAAAGAACCTTTCGACAGAGAGAATTTATGGAGAATGTTCGCAGTTTGGGCAGTTTTAAGAGGTTACCCAATACCGGATTGGAAACAACTGGAAGGAACTCCTGAAAGAAAAATAAAAGGACGTTTTGACGAACTTTCTAAAATTAGAGCCTTAAAAGAATCTATTCCGGACTGGATGGATGAATTGGGTGTAAAAGAACTTGGCGAAAAAGTTTGGGCTACAGAAATTGCAGCTCAAAACCAGCCTGCTAAAGTTATTTTAAGAACCAATACGCTTAAAGGAACCAAAGAAAGTCTGAGAAACACGTTGATGGATTTGAATATTGAAACAGAATATTTAAAAGACCAGCCTGAAGCCTTGGTTTTAAAAGAAAGAGCAAACGTATTTTTGACAGACGCTTTTAAACAAGGACTTTTTGAAGTTCAGGATGCCAACTCACAACTAGTAGCCGGTTTTATGGATGTAAAACCAGGAATGCGTGTGGTGGATACTTGCGCAGGTGCAGGAGGAAAAACATTGCATATCGCTTCTTTGATGGAAAACAAAGGACAATTGATTGCAATGGATTTGTACGAAAGCAAATTGAAACAATTGAAATTAAGAGCTAAAAGAAATGGTGCTTTTAATATTGAATACAGAATCATCGACACTACAAAAGTGATCAAAAAATTACACGAAAAAGCAGATCGTGTTTTAATTGATGCACCTTGTAGCGGTTTAGGAGTTCTTAAAAGAAACCCGGATGCCAAATGGAAATTGAAACCTGAATTTATTGATAACATTCGTAAAGTACAGGCAGAAGTTTTAGAAAGCTATTCTAAAATTGTAAAACCAGGCGGAAAGTTAGTATATGCAACTTGTTCTGTTTTACCATCTGAAAATCAGGAGCAGGTAGAAAAATTCTTAAAAACCGAAATCGGAAAACAATTTACTTTCATAAAAGATCGTAAAATTCTAGCTTCTGAATCTGGTTTTGATGGATTTTATATGGCGTTGTTAGAACGTAAAGATGCAGTAATTAAAGAATAATTGAGATTAAATTCCAATATTTTTAAATTCCAAATTCCAATTTTTATACTTGGAATTTGGAATTTTTTATTTTGTTCCTATTTAATTACTAGATGTATAATCCCTAAGGATATATTTTTTGTCTGCTCTTTTTTTCTACCAATATTTAACTCCTAACGGAGTATTATCTTCTAGAAATAATAATTATTAAAATAAAAAGAAAGCCTTTAGAGAATTAAATCTAAAGGCTTTTTTATACTAGGATAAATCTACAGGACACATATCTGGCGAAATCAAACAATATGTTGGTATATTTTGGCAGGTAGGAGTTTGTGTTAATGGTTTTGAGCAACGCATTTGATAACCATTTAAATAATAAATATAATCACCACCTTTAATTTGTTTTAGTTCATTCTTGCTTAGCACCTGAACACTTGGGAGATTTAGAATAAGTTTCATAATTATTAGGTTTTAAAGTTAATACCTTATAAATATAACTAAATTTTCTTACTTAATAATATAATTACATAAAACTAGACCTACTTAAAATAATCATTAAAATCCACAAAAAATAAAAAATTCCAAATTCCAATTGTAAAATTGGAATTTGGAATTTAAAAATATTGGAATTTTCTTAAACCAAGCTTGGCTTACGCAACAACTTCCCGTTTTCGTTTTCTTTAAACTTCGGGACAAAAACAATCTCTTTTGGTTTTTCATATTTATCTAAAACATCAAAAAACTCCGGCGCAAATTCTTGTTTCTCGCCTTCAATAACCAAAATTAATTTTTCGCCCAAAGAAGTATCCGGAACTCCGGTTACAAAGAATCTTCTATTTATCTTACCAATCAGTTTTGCTTCTATCTGCTCGGGAATAAGCTTCACTCCTCCACTATTTATAACATTATCAATTCTTCCCAGAAAAATAAATTGATTCTCTCTTATCAACTCGACTAAATCATTGGTAACAATTGGTTCGTCAGAAATAGTAGCAACAGTGATCACCAAACATCCGCGATCATCCTGACTAATTTTTGCATTTGGCAAAACGGTAAAAACATTCTCTCCCACTTTTCTCGCAGCGATATGAGTAATAGTTTCCGTCATACCATAAGTCTCATAAACTTCGGTTTTTATCAACGGTAAAACTTTCTCTTCAAGAGCGGTATCCATTTTAGCTCCGCCTACAATTAGTTTTTTGACATTTTTTAAAGCATCAATCGAATTCTGAACCTGCAAAGGTACCATAGCTACAAAATCATATACTTTTGTATTAAGGACCAATGGCTGTGTGCTCGGCGCTACAATATCCAATTCCAGACCCAAAATAATAGCGCGCACCAGCATCATTTTGCCCGCAATAAATTGTACAGGCAAACAAAGCAAAGCCGTATTTCCCGGTTCTAATTCGAAAAAATCTCCAGTCCCTAAAGCAGACTGAATCATCGCTTGTTTTTCTAATCGCACTAGTTTTGGAAGCCCGGTGGTTCCGGAAGTTTTCATCTCGATATACTCCTTATTATCGAACCAATCGAGCAAAAACTCTCCTATCGCGGCTTCATTGCTGCCACCTTCCTTTATATAATCATAAGCAACACGGCGCAACTCGTCAGCGTTTAAATGAAAACCATTTATCTTAAAATAGTTGTGAACATTTTTGTGTGTTAATTTTGACATTTTATAATTGATTTGAAATTTCTACAACATTTATTTTACCCGTTAATTTTTCTTTCCAGTTAGTCCAATTGTATTTTTTGCTAAAAATAAAAAGTAAAACTGGATAGATTATTACAACCGGCAATATAACATCCAGGCCAGCAGATGGCTCTGATAAATCTTTAAAAAGAGAATGGGTTTGAAAAACCGACCAATCTGAAGTAACCAACAAAGCACCAATTAAATTATTGGCCGCATGAAAGCCCAAAGCCAGCTCAATTCCTTCATCCATAAGGGTAATGACACCCAAAAATAAACCGGTTCCTATATAATAAACCATAATAACATAACCCATTTTGGCAACTTCCGGATTAAAAATATGCATCAATCCAAATATAAGCGATGTCATTACCAGCGGAAACCATCTGTTAAGGGCCAGATTCGCAAATCCCTGCATCAAATATCCTCTAAATACATATTCTTCTGTACTGGTTTGAATTGGGATTAAAATCGCTCCTACAACAACTAAAATCAAAAAAGGAATTAATTTAAAATTCCATATAAAATTTTCCGGAGCGTTTAAATACACCACTACAAAACTTAGTATTGTAAAAAAAGACCAGAGAAAAAAGGAGAAAAAAATACGTTTCCAATCGACCTGTTTTCTTGACGTGGTAACCGATAAAAGTGTTTGATGATGCAAATACTTTACCACATAATAAATACCCACAAATGCAAAAGCAAACGAAATCATGACCAAAAACAAGGTAAGATTTGGTTCGAAGATTTTCATAACCGCAGCATTATCAGTTGGAATTACTTGTTTACCAGTCAAAGTTTTAGCCAAAACCGCAACCGAAAAAGGAATCTGACCTATAAATGACGCGATAATAATTAAAACTGACCCTATAAGATACAACCAAAACTTATTCTGAGATTTAATTCCTTGCTCTAAAAACATATTTATAATAATTTAAAAATGAGAATTCGATTTAACAACTAAATCTTACTTTTGGTCTTGCTAAAATACCTAATTTTTAATTTAATTCCCTTAACTCAGCTTAAATATAACAAAATGATACAAATTTACCATAACCCACGTTGCGGAAAATCAAGAAATTGCCTGGCTTTTATCGAGCAAACCAATCAGCAATATGAAATCATTCCGTACCTGACAGAAACTCCCTCTTTTGATGAATTAAAAGCATTACTGGAGAAATTAAATTTACAACCAATTGAATTAGTTCGAACTAAAGAAAAAATATGGATCGAAAATTATAAAGGAAAAGAATTAACGAATGACCAAATCGTTCAGACTATGATTGATAATCCTATTTTAATAGAACGCCCGATTGTTATAAAAGACGGGAAAGCTATTATTGGAAGAGATTTAGACAAAATGGCTTCTTTTTTAGATTGATTATAAAGAGTATTATTAACATTTTTTTGTGATTTCTCTCTTTAAACCAAAAGGTACATTTGCGGTCTAAAAGAAAAAGAAACCAAAAATTAAAATGAA encodes:
- a CDS encoding CPBP family intramembrane glutamic endopeptidase — protein: MFLEQGIKSQNKFWLYLIGSVLIIIASFIGQIPFSVAVLAKTLTGKQVIPTDNAAVMKIFEPNLTLFLVMISFAFAFVGIYYVVKYLHHQTLLSVTTSRKQVDWKRIFFSFFLWSFFTILSFVVVYLNAPENFIWNFKLIPFLILVVVGAILIPIQTSTEEYVFRGYLMQGFANLALNRWFPLVMTSLIFGLMHIFNPEVAKMGYVIMVYYIGTGLFLGVITLMDEGIELALGFHAANNLIGALLVTSDWSVFQTHSLFKDLSEPSAGLDVILPVVIIYPVLLFIFSKKYNWTNWKEKLTGKINVVEISNQL
- a CDS encoding oxidoreductase, giving the protein MRKVIFFFGALILLMSFKALNHNDERSFYNGFTSIQIDTLFQDKISIRAISIDKNKIWYGADNSRFGYYDLDKKEKFEDRIYRDTLNLEFRSIAQNSQSIFLLSVGNPALLYQVSKKTQKVKLVYKEVNPKVFYDSMQFWNDKEGIAIGDPTEDTFSIIVTRDGGETWTKILSDKLPTNAEGEAAFAASNSNIVIKGNDTWLVSGGKKARVFYSADKAKTWKVIETPIVQGKTMTGIFTADFYDAKHGFIAGGDYELPNKKTDNKAFTTDGGNTWKLIGQEMGFGYASCVQYVPGGNGKEIICVGSEGIQYSQNGGENWTQLSTDTKFFTIRFINRNTAIAAGHNKVVRLRFK
- the arsC gene encoding arsenate reductase (glutaredoxin) (This arsenate reductase requires both glutathione and glutaredoxin to convert arsenate to arsenite, after which the efflux transporter formed by ArsA and ArsB can extrude the arsenite from the cell, providing resistance.) yields the protein MIQIYHNPRCGKSRNCLAFIEQTNQQYEIIPYLTETPSFDELKALLEKLNLQPIELVRTKEKIWIENYKGKELTNDQIVQTMIDNPILIERPIVIKDGKAIIGRDLDKMASFLD
- a CDS encoding AMP-binding protein, with protein sequence MSKLTHKNVHNYFKINGFHLNADELRRVAYDYIKEGGSNEAAIGEFLLDWFDNKEYIEMKTSGTTGLPKLVRLEKQAMIQSALGTGDFFELEPGNTALLCLPVQFIAGKMMLVRAIILGLELDIVAPSTQPLVLNTKVYDFVAMVPLQVQNSIDALKNVKKLIVGGAKMDTALEEKVLPLIKTEVYETYGMTETITHIAARKVGENVFTVLPNAKISQDDRGCLVITVATISDEPIVTNDLVELIRENQFIFLGRIDNVINSGGVKLIPEQIEAKLIGKINRRFFVTGVPDTSLGEKLILVIEGEKQEFAPEFFDVLDKYEKPKEIVFVPKFKENENGKLLRKPSLV
- a CDS encoding KUP/HAK/KT family potassium transporter — protein: MSASHKNLHSKLSIGGLLITLGIIYGDIGTSPLYVMKAILGDYAINSDIVLGGISCVFWTLTLQTTIKYVLITLSADNHGEGGIFALYALVKKTKIQWLIVPAIIGGSALLADGIITPPISISSAVEGIRAFYPTMETRTIVYIVIGILFVLFSIQQFGTKLVGKFFAPMMLIWFAMLGTLGTIQIINHPEVIKAVNPYYAYHLLSIHPDGFFVLGFVFLCTTGAEALYSDMGHCGRKNIRISWIFVKTTLVLNYFGQAAYLIHHEGSTLQQLGGENGNPFYLIMPHWFLPFGIVVATLAAVIASQALISGSFTLINEAMRLNFWPKVKIKYPTEVKGQLYIPSINWLLFFGCVGIVLHFEKSGNMEHAYGLAIILCMIMTTILLNYYLIMKRVKLYLMVPLITIYLLIEFSFLIANITKFAEGGYVTLIIAMILISIMTIWYLAKKINKSYTKIIKIDDYKKVLMELSEDLSIPKYATHLVYMTNANRVDELEEKVIYSILQKRPKRADIYWFVHVNILTEPYKTQYKVTEIAKDDIYRIDFNLGFREPTKINLMFREVIRDMVKRGEVDITSRYESLNKNNIIGDFKFVLSEKFLSNDNDLRWHENIIMNSYFFIKKLSLSEERAFGLDSSSVKIEKFPMVLHAPENIGLTRIIK
- a CDS encoding bacteriocin, with amino-acid sequence MKLILNLPSVQVLSKNELKQIKGGDYIYYLNGYQMRCSKPLTQTPTCQNIPTYCLISPDMCPVDLS
- a CDS encoding RsmB/NOP family class I SAM-dependent RNA methyltransferase, whose protein sequence is MRLHRNLVYTTIDSLNAIFNEGEYADKVVARALKKDKRWGSSDRKFVAETIYEIVRWKRLYAEIAEVKEPFDRENLWRMFAVWAVLRGYPIPDWKQLEGTPERKIKGRFDELSKIRALKESIPDWMDELGVKELGEKVWATEIAAQNQPAKVILRTNTLKGTKESLRNTLMDLNIETEYLKDQPEALVLKERANVFLTDAFKQGLFEVQDANSQLVAGFMDVKPGMRVVDTCAGAGGKTLHIASLMENKGQLIAMDLYESKLKQLKLRAKRNGAFNIEYRIIDTTKVIKKLHEKADRVLIDAPCSGLGVLKRNPDAKWKLKPEFIDNIRKVQAEVLESYSKIVKPGGKLVYATCSVLPSENQEQVEKFLKTEIGKQFTFIKDRKILASESGFDGFYMALLERKDAVIKE